In a genomic window of Occallatibacter riparius:
- the hisI gene encoding phosphoribosyl-AMP cyclohydrolase yields MQSETADMIDFEKMDGLAPGIVQDARTGEVLMLGFLNPTSYAKTLETGFVTFWSRTRQKLWMKGESSGNRLRVISASTDCDNDTLLFRVEVEGDGLVCHEGTVSCFTRPIEVGSNAQEVGNA; encoded by the coding sequence ATCCAAAGCGAGACAGCAGACATGATCGATTTTGAAAAGATGGACGGCCTGGCGCCGGGAATTGTGCAGGATGCGCGGACCGGCGAAGTATTGATGCTGGGCTTCCTCAATCCCACCAGCTACGCGAAGACACTTGAAACCGGCTTCGTTACCTTCTGGAGCCGCACACGCCAGAAGCTGTGGATGAAGGGCGAGAGCAGCGGTAATCGCTTGCGCGTTATCTCCGCTTCGACTGATTGCGACAACGACACGCTGCTGTTTCGCGTGGAAGTGGAAGGCGATGGCCTGGTCTGCCACGAAGGCACAGTGAGTTGCTTCACGCGTCCTATCGAGGTTGGTTCGAATGCGCAGGAGGTCGGCAATGCCTAA
- the hisG gene encoding ATP phosphoribosyltransferase, protein MPKLRLGIPKGSLQEATIALFKRAGWNIYADGRSYFPSIDDSEIECMLIRAQEMARYVDHGVLDAGLTGIDWVVESGLDVASVTSLTYAKQSRRKVRWVLAVPENSGFEKAEDLEGKIIATELVEVSKRYFADRGVNVKVEFSWGATEVKPPMLADAIVEVTETGSSLKANHLKIIDTVLESETHLIASKSALADDWKRNKIDSIALMLRGAIDAQSQVGLMLNVKRSDLDAVLSVLPALNSPTVSQLSDSEWVAVNTILDERMARNVIPRLKAANATGIVEYPLNKVVL, encoded by the coding sequence ATGCCTAAGCTTCGTTTGGGAATTCCCAAAGGCAGCCTGCAGGAAGCGACCATCGCTCTTTTCAAGCGGGCAGGGTGGAACATCTACGCGGATGGCCGTTCGTATTTCCCATCCATCGACGACAGCGAGATCGAGTGCATGCTGATCCGCGCGCAGGAGATGGCAAGGTATGTCGATCACGGCGTGCTCGATGCCGGGCTGACCGGAATTGATTGGGTGGTGGAGAGCGGTCTCGACGTCGCGAGCGTTACGTCGCTCACTTATGCCAAGCAGAGCCGCCGGAAGGTGCGTTGGGTGCTGGCGGTGCCCGAGAACAGCGGATTTGAAAAGGCTGAGGACCTCGAGGGCAAGATCATCGCCACAGAGCTTGTGGAAGTGAGCAAGCGCTACTTCGCAGATCGCGGCGTAAACGTGAAGGTCGAATTCAGCTGGGGCGCGACTGAAGTGAAGCCGCCCATGCTCGCGGACGCGATTGTTGAGGTCACAGAGACCGGCAGCTCGCTCAAGGCGAATCACCTCAAGATCATCGACACGGTGCTGGAGAGCGAGACGCACCTGATCGCCAGCAAGTCGGCTCTTGCTGATGATTGGAAGCGCAACAAGATCGATTCCATCGCGCTCATGCTGCGCGGCGCCATTGATGCGCAGTCGCAGGTGGGGCTCATGCTCAACGTCAAGCGGTCCGATCTGGATGCTGTGCTCTCGGTGCTCCCCGCGCTGAACTCACCGACGGTTTCGCAGTTGAGCGACTCGGAGTGGGTCGCGGTGAACACAATCCTGGATGAGCGCATGGCGCGCAACGTGATTCCTCGCCTCAAGGCTGCAAACGCTACGGGCATCGTCGAATACCCATTGAACAAGGTCGTGCTCTAG